The Streptomyces sp. NBC_01775 genome includes a region encoding these proteins:
- a CDS encoding pyridoxamine 5'-phosphate oxidase family protein: MNARMPETALDRRYSEPEAEAVPWPQAEKALAEAELYWCTTVRPDGRPHMTPLIGIWGDGALHFTTGPEERKARNLARNPHCVLAVGDGRYGAGLDLAVEGEAVRVTDLARLAALAEAWVAKYGEEWRFAVRDEAFWHEGGGHAHVFAVAPDAVFGFGKSPFSQTRWRF, translated from the coding sequence ATGAACGCACGCATGCCGGAGACCGCGCTGGATCGCCGCTACAGCGAGCCGGAGGCCGAGGCGGTTCCCTGGCCGCAGGCCGAGAAGGCGCTGGCGGAGGCCGAGCTGTACTGGTGCACGACCGTACGGCCGGACGGCCGTCCGCACATGACCCCGCTCATCGGGATCTGGGGCGACGGCGCGCTCCACTTCACCACCGGCCCCGAAGAGCGCAAGGCGCGCAATCTCGCGCGGAACCCGCACTGCGTGCTGGCCGTCGGCGACGGCCGCTACGGTGCGGGCCTCGACCTCGCCGTGGAGGGCGAGGCCGTACGGGTCACGGACCTCGCGCGCCTGGCGGCCCTGGCCGAGGCATGGGTGGCCAAGTACGGCGAGGAATGGCGCTTCGCCGTTCGTGACGAGGCGTTCTGGCACGAGGGGGGCGGTCACGCCCACGTCTTCGCCGTCGCCCCTGATGCCGTCTTCGGCTTCGGCAAGTCCCCCTTCAGCCAGACCCGCTGGCGCTTTTGA